GTAGCCGGCATAGGATTCCGTTCAACACCCTGATGCAAGCGCGCCAACGCATTTGCGAGTGCCCGAGGATTCTGAGCGATTTCAGCACCATCCCGATCAGCAACGTATTCGCGGGAGCGGGAGATTGCCATCTGGATTAGAAATGCGGCAATTGGCGCAAGGATCAACATCAGTAAGCTCACGAGGGCATTGCCCCGGTCTCTGCCACCGCCAAAGAAGAAAGCAAACCGTGTGAGTAGCGTTATACCGGAAGCTACGGTTGCGGCGATAGAGGAAGTCAGGATATCTCTGTTTTTGATGTGCGCAAGTTCGTGGCCAATGACCCCTTCGAGTTCTTCCTTGTTCAGCAGGCGCACGATACCGTTTGTGACTGCTACGGCAGAGTTTTCTGGGTTTCGGCCCGTAGCAAAGGCATTTGGCTGGTTGTTTGGGATAATGTAAACCGCCGGCATTGGGAGGTTGGCGCGCTGGCGGAGCCGGTCAACCATTTCGTACAATTCAGGAGAATCTTGTGGTCCTACTTCCTGTGCTTTGTACATCTTCAGGACAATTTTGTCGCTGAACCAGTAGCTGGCAAAGTTCATGGCCACAGCAACAACAAATGCGATGACCAGACCCTGCGTGCCTGCTATTGCGTTGCCAACGAGTGCAAAAAGAACGATCAGGAACGCCATGAGCGCGCCTGTGCGGAAGGTGTTAAACATGGTTGTTTGCAGATAGGAGAGTGTGATGGGTCACAAGTAGTACACGATGCTATAAGCTGGTAGTTTCAGGTGCTATCCTAGCATCTTGGTGACGATCATAACGTCATACAGGGCGTGTGTCCATGCAGCAACGCCAAATCCGCGCACGAGGTATATCACATTGAGTGCGAGGCCAAAGAAAAATCTGAATAGAAAAGACTGGGCGGTGAAGTCGTCACCAAGCGGGCCCATGTAGTGAATACCGCTGAACATAAGGGCGCCGGCTACCGCAGCCACAATGTATGCAGCCGTCTGGAATCCGAGTATAGCCTTCAGGATGGCGTACAGTCCACCTACGAGAATCACACGAAACAGCAGTTCTTCATAGATGCCAGCGCCAATAGAGAGGGCCAATTGCATCCATATCGTCTCTTGCTCAAGTTGGGCGCCGGCAAGTAGCAAAGTCGGAGCATAGGCTGAAAACAGGGACCACACCAGTTGCGATACGAGGAGCGCAACAATGATGGCATAAAACCCGCTTTCAATTACAATTCCGAAAAAATAGGCAGGACGAAGCGGAATGCGTTTCTTCCGTTCGTACATCAAAATACAGAAACCAACAACGAGCAAAACACCACCCATGATCAGGGTAGTAGGTCCATCAATGAACTGAAACCATTGTTTGAGCCATAATTCAGAGCTTACCCGAACTTGCCCTACCCGCCCTTCATTTGCCGAAATGATAAGCGTCTCATACATCAAGATGAGCGGGATGGCACTCAGAAAGCCATACGTACCCGTTCGCGTAGCAGACAGGTAGGTCGGCTCGATCGCTTCAATTGGATCAGGTTCTTGCTGGCTTACGGTTTCAGTCATCTGCACCAGGGTGGCAACAAAGGTTGTTTTCTGGGGAGAGGGGCTGTTTGCTAACTACTCGACAACGCGTATCTGGATTTCTTCGTCTTCGCCAAAGGTCAGGCCAAGTTCGCGTGCTACAATAGCAGATACATCCATGATATAACGTGAGTCGATTGGGCCCCGGTCATTCACTTCTGCAAAAGTCTTACGGCCGGAAATAGGATTTGTTAGGAGTACGATGGTATCAATTGCCAGTTCAGGGTGGCTGACGGTGAAGCGTGCCGGGTCATATGGGTCGCCACTTGCGGTGAGGCGGCCGGCAAAGGTCTCCGGGTAAAGCGAAACGGGCCCAACTTCATAAAGCGGGGGGATATTCTGTGCTTTGGCCGGCTTTTGTACAGGATCAGGCGCAGGCAGTTTAATCACCTGCCCGATACGCAAGCTCGGAGAATTCAATTCATTTAAATTGGAAATGGACCGCACATTGGTGCCCGTCCGCCGCGCAATACCATACAGCGTGTCGCCCTTGCGTACAGTATAGGTTTGTGGGCCATCCGTTTCGCTGAACGATGTAATGGGGCTGGTGTCGGGAATCCAGATGGTGTCGTTGGCTTCAAGCGGATCTGAGTTGCC
This Bacteroidota bacterium DNA region includes the following protein-coding sequences:
- the htpX gene encoding zinc metalloprotease HtpX, with the protein product MFNTFRTGALMAFLIVLFALVGNAIAGTQGLVIAFVVAVAMNFASYWFSDKIVLKMYKAQEVGPQDSPELYEMVDRLRQRANLPMPAVYIIPNNQPNAFATGRNPENSAVAVTNGIVRLLNKEELEGVIGHELAHIKNRDILTSSIAATVASGITLLTRFAFFFGGGRDRGNALVSLLMLILAPIAAFLIQMAISRSREYVADRDGAEIAQNPRALANALARLHQGVERNPMPATEATAHMFIVSPLFGKGGLKSLFTTHPPAEERIQRLLAMEKER
- a CDS encoding CPBP family intramembrane glutamic endopeptidase, which produces MTETVSQQEPDPIEAIEPTYLSATRTGTYGFLSAIPLILMYETLIISANEGRVGQVRVSSELWLKQWFQFIDGPTTLIMGGVLLVVGFCILMYERKKRIPLRPAYFFGIVIESGFYAIIVALLVSQLVWSLFSAYAPTLLLAGAQLEQETIWMQLALSIGAGIYEELLFRVILVGGLYAILKAILGFQTAAYIVAAVAGALMFSGIHYMGPLGDDFTAQSFLFRFFFGLALNVIYLVRGFGVAAWTHALYDVMIVTKMLG
- a CDS encoding LysM peptidoglycan-binding domain-containing protein, giving the protein EVMDAEEKPDRSAGTFKPITRAKRSYVVQPGDTYYSIAVEYGLPAYALFAMNGGNSDPLEANDTIWIPDTSPITSFSETDGPQTYTVRKGDTLYGIARRTGTNVRSISNLNELNSPSLRIGQVIKLPAPDPVQKPAKAQNIPPLYEVGPVSLYPETFAGRLTASGDPYDPARFTVSHPELAIDTIVLLTNPISGRKTFAEVNDRGPIDSRYIMDVSAIVARELGLTFGEDEEIQIRVVE